Within the Malassezia vespertilionis chromosome 3, complete sequence genome, the region CGCGGGCAAAACGCTCCTCGGGCAGTGTGTTCGCATTAGGAATCGCGTTGCCAACTTGGTTTGGCGGCATGTTTGCATTATTGGGACCGTACGCCCACAAGGCGCCCATATCCGGCATGTCTTGCGTGGAATTGGTGTTACTGTCAGAAGCTTCTGGATAGGTAGTTTGAAGCGCCGAAAGCAGCTGTGGATCGAGACGGGTAGCGTTGTTAAATCCAGAGTTGTTGACATTGTTCGCCCATGCATTGGCTCTATCGCCCGCAGTGATAGCATTCAGCAGTGCTTGGCTCGACTCGGGGGAGATAGAATTGGGCAGAGTAGTGCTGTTGGGTTGCGCCGTCTTCGGCGACGAAACACGCGATTTTGGCGAGGATTTTTCCGTGATGCCCGTCCATGAATTTTGTGAGCTTGTGCCTTCATCAGCTTCTGTATATGCTTTGATGTTGTCCAGTGTTTCGTCTTTGCTTGTATCCACCTGCATCGCATTCGTGCTTTCTCCGTTGCCATGCAACGCATGGTTGGCATCCTGGATCAACAGTCGAGCTCTTTTCTGCGGTCGCGTAGGCGTATTCCGCTTGATATTGTTCATTTGTGGGTCTGCGTTTGCAAATGAATGAAAGTTATTGGGCATACCTCTCTCTAAGCCTCCCGGTATGCCTAATACTGCCCCATCTGCATGTAGCATGTCACCTACGTTAGAAGACCCAAAGACGCTTCCCATAAATTGTAGGATCCGGTTGATGGTATCCTGCTGCCGCAGGGTCTGCTGGCGGTTTTCCATCCCCTGCTGCCACAAAGCTTGGCTAGAATGTTGCAACTGGGAAATCTCATCAATGATTGTCCGCTGGTTATTCCGAACGCTTTGAAGCGCATTCATCACATTCGCAAGCTGCACCGGACTAATGGTGTTCCTCGACACATCGGATCCGTCTGTGAGTAGTTTGCCCATGTCGCCATGTGTCAGCGCATTACTCTGGAAGTGATTTAAAATCCCTTTTTCATCCGCGCTCTGGTCTTTTTCCTTGccactgcgcttgcgctgcaccttgGATAGGAGCTCCGGTTGGTCACGATGGAAACACGGGTTGGAAAACTCCCAAAGCTCATGGTGTAAGGGCTGATCATGTTTCAATGCACCCTGCTGCAAGTGAGGTACTTTGTGAAACCCATACATGTTCAATTGACGCACAAAGGACGAAAAGTTGTTATGCTTAAAGAAACGCGGCAGGACTTCGTTGCCAAACCGTACATGGTTTGGCACAAGAAATGTATCTCCATTGGGAGACCAGCGAATAAGCTCGTCTGTGTTCGGATCATCTaccatgctgcgcagcttgttCAAAAAAGCAGGATTACTCCGGTTCATGACCGTTGGGTGGGGGATGTCACCGCTCGTTTGACCGACGTGTGCGTCCGAAGGAGACAGTATATCCGGCCGGAAAGATTGACCAGGAATCGACATAGCATCTGATAGTGAAGTGGATCTAGAATGGGACCAATCCCTTATTCCCGACTTTACGTCGGCGTTGTGGTTGTCCCAACCTGACGGCTGCGCCATGGTTACAGCCGTGGCAAAGCAAATTAAGTCGATCGCTCCGTGTGGAGCAGGTCACGTGTATCAATCGGGAACCGGCGGGATGGGGTGCAGAGACTATATAAAGGGGGGGCCCCCACGCAGGCCCCTACAACGCGTAAAATCGGCGTGTGGCGAATTTTCGCCGGCCGGAGGCAGTAAATTTCATCAACCGTCGTGGACAGCTACTTCGAACCCATGTCGAACAATGGTGCAATTCAGCTTCCTCAAGCTCAGAGAGGGGGTTCGTCAGTAGATCTGCCTCAACAAAAGCCGCTGTCGCTGCCGGCGCAAAATGGCGCTACAGACGCAAAGTCGGAGGTGAAGCCAACGTCGTCCGTGCCCGCGCCGATCACCGAGCAGACGCTTGCAAACATGCATGGGATTGTTCCTACATTACAGTGAGTATTTGTGTTATCCGGCAGTAATTAATCCCGCTAGAAATATTGTCGCCACGGTGAACCTCGAGGCGCGACTGGATTTGAAAACGATTGCGCTACATGCACGCAATGCTGAGTATAACCCGAAGGTATGCATAGCATAGCTTTGTCCACTCACACGCTAGCGTTTCGCTGCGGTCATCATGCGCATCCGTGAGCCGAAGACGACCGCGCTAATTTTTGCGTCCGGTAAAATGGTGATTACCGGAGCAAAGAGCGAGGATGACAGTCGACTTGCGAGTCGTAAATACGCGCGTATTATCCAGAAACTGGGATTTGAGGCCAGGTTCAGCGAGTTCAAAATCCAAAATATCGTCGGCTCGTGCGACGTGCGATTCCCTATCCGACTCGAGGGCCTCGCCTATAGCCATGGTGTTTACTCGTCTTACGAACCTGAACTTTTCCCAGGGCTAATTTACCGTATGGTAAAACCTAAAGTTGTGCTTCTTATTTTTGTCTCTGGGAAGATTGTGCTTACAGGTGCCAAGGTCCGCGAGGAGATTTATACCGCCTTTAACCTCATTCTCCCCGTGTTGTCCGAGTTCCGTAAGCCGTGATATGGTGCATGGGAGGAACGGAAATAATACAAAGAAAACAATGTGGTGCCTCGCAAGATCTGTATTACCAATGTATAGCGTGGTACGTCGTCCAATGTATGTAGCCGTAATGGCCACTTTGCGCGAGCGAGACGCACGTGATCTATCATTATCTGCCGTCCGCGCATTTGTCACTGCCAGGGCGCATGGTTGCACAACGCATGGGTCTCATGCTTCCGGGCGCCATTGTGCGTCTACGGTTGCCTCCAGCATTGTGCACAATGCGAACTATGCTATATGCAGCTCCTTTGAGTGCTGCATTTGCCACACGCGCCCAACTCCTGGCGCCTTCTTCGCGTCGTGCCTTTTCCGTGTTTAGTGGTAAAAACAACGATtctgcgcgtgcagcagtCATGGAGAAGCTGGATGAGCCAAGTGCATCTGTAGCGCAGCATTTCGACCTTGCGAGCAACGTCAACCCAATCCATACCCTGGAAGAGCGCTTCGCAAATGCAAACGATACGACCAGTTCTTTCGTGCACTCTGAAGAGCAAGCCCTCAATGCCGCCTCGGAGCATGCGACTACGCAGTTAAAAGAACTTGGTTTGGGCGGCTGGTCGCCTTCTGGCATGCTGCAACACCTTTTGGATACGACGCAGTTCTACACAGGACTCCCTTGGTGGGGCACGATCGTGCTGGTGACGTGCGCCATTCGTCTTTcgattgcgccgctgctcgtgTACGTTCAAGGCAACTCGATCCGCCTTTCGAATGTCCAGCCGCAGATGCAGGCAATGATTGCGGATATGGAGTATGCCAAGTCTACCGGCAATCAGCAGGAaatgcagcttgccgcgatgaaagtgcgcaagctgcttgcggaCAACAATGCGTCGCCGTTCCGTTCGCTGCTCCTACCTGTGGTGCAAATGCCCATCTTTCTGTCGTTCTA harbors:
- the CTA8 gene encoding Heat shock transcription factor (EggNog:ENOG503NYVV; COG:K), which translates into the protein MSIPGQSFRPDILSPSDAHVGQTSGDIPHPTVMNRSNPAFLNKLRSMVDDPNTDELIRWSPNGDTFLVPNHVRFGNEVLPRFFKHNNFSSFVRQLNMYGFHKVPHLQQGALKHDQPLHHELWEFSNPCFHRDQPELLSKVQRKRSGKEKDQSADEKGILNHFQSNALTHGDMGKLLTDGSDVSRNTISPVQLANVMNALQSVRNNQRTIIDEISQLQHSSQALWQQGMENRQQTLRQQDTINRILQFMGSVFGSSNVGDMLHADGAVLGIPGGLERGMPNNFHSFANADPQMNNIKRNTPTRPQKRARLLIQDANHALHGNGESTNAMQVDTSKDETLDNIKAYTEADEGTSSQNSWTGITEKSSPKSRVSSPKTAQPNSTTLPNSISPESSQALLNAITAGDRANAWANNVNNSGFNNATRLDPQLLSALQTTYPEASDSNTNSTQDMPDMGALWAYGPNNANMPPNQVGNAIPNANTLPEERFARGVQQVNADVQANMDQTAKLQTTINALVSKLRFDNDHAEDSEMPNILTTQPMAGMDGSGTAVDANPLNFMTSGPATQGSPVPSEFDLDTFLNQFVDPMSSPGGTVPFGHTPSPAPTQHDNNAEADSVQSAVSVEKAT